From the genome of Cryptococcus neoformans var. neoformans B-3501A chromosome 1, whole genome shotgun sequence, one region includes:
- a CDS encoding hypothetical protein (HMMPfam hit to DLIC, Dynein light intermediate chain (DLIC), score: -39.7, E(): 1.4e-12) gives MSVPRPSRSPPPGPSTPNLSSTHNSTSNSARGIEATKGTSLWNEILASTDRQKALGRKNVILLSERNHGRTHLLSQLTSSRKKKSAKPNSVFYWNGQPKSTSQPGDRRAGLALGYEVIDAGEEYSDSAPPISVFYPPSSHPSLLKLVPSALPPKSLADTAVMIVLDWTKPSSMLQELLNWLSWVEAWALGSAEKGEIEELHERLQSYLQHYTEPSATNTGVTAYSGLGPLLPLGAGTLTLNSSGIPIIVVCTKADLMDNVAEEIGIKGGRWEERTDWVQQVLRTICLSYGAALFYTAPTRPTTYSLLKSYLLHRLYTVPPSLSPAPTSLTDPSHIAPSPAQGVSTRYPFAHRANVLDRDAVMVPSGWDSWGKINVLREGFEPERIHKAWTVSLRYHEQKEMGSCGADHGGDNGEEGLDGIWMGMIPDTSRGPRLPGPSALSIQSEPEQTFLARHLEVLLKDPNRDPRQSFRLPSTRNGLSTPGPGSNSSAASTTAGLATPGVVGPMIGDSLSLPGVEKVMKEMEGGKEKEGEELKEKFARLGRREGKSSGSGSGAAAGADGAIGGERVRNTSGGTPAMPNEALHNFFQGLLANRGKAATPVKTQSSGENK, from the exons atgtCTGTTCCCCGACCAAGTCGATCCCCTCCTCCAGGCCCGAGCACACCCAATCTATCTTCCACTCACAATTCTACGAGTAACAGCGCTAGAGGGATTGAAGCTACCAAGGGGACCAGTTTATGGAATGAGATTCTGGCTAGTACCGATAGGCAGAAAGCgctggggaggaagaatgtcATCTTACTCT CCGAACGCAATCATGGTCGAacccacctcctctcccaatTGACCTCCtccaggaagaagaaatcaGCTAAACCAAATTCCGTCTTTTACTGGAACGGACAACCTAAATCTACCTCTCAGCCTGGAGACAGACGGGCTGGTCTGGCATTGGGGTACGAAGTAATTGATGCAGGAGAAGAGTACTCAGACTCCGCACCCCCGATTTCGGTGTTTTACCCGCCGTCTTCACATCCTAGTCTGCTTAAGCTGGTGCCTAGTGCCTTACCGCCAAAATCACTGGCT GATACGGCGGTGATGATAGTGCTCGACTGGACAAAGCCTTCATCTATG CTACAAGAACTTCTAAATTGGCTGTCGTGGGTTGAGGCGTGGGCATTGGGATCGGctgaaaaaggagagattgaagaactGCATGAACGAT TACAATCATACCTGCAGCATTACACTGAGCCTTCGGCGACAAACACGGGCGTAACAGCTTATTCTGGTCTTGGTCCTCTTTTGCCCCTTGGAGCTGGCACTTTGACTCTCAACTC TTCCGGTATACCGATCATTGTTGTCTGCACCAAGGCGGATTTGATGGACAATGTAGCCGAAGAAATTGGGATCAAAGGTGGCcgatgggaagaaaggacTGATTGGGTTCAGCAAGTTCTGCGAACTATCTGTCTTTCCT ACGGCGCGGCCCTTTTTTACACTGCTCCGACTCGGCCAACAACTTATTCTCTTCTCAAGTCATACCTACTTCACCGTCTCTACACcgttcctccttctctcagcCCCGCTCCTACTTCTCTCACTGACCCTTCGCATATCGCTCCATCTCCAGCTCAAGGAGTAAGCACAAGATACCCTTTTGCGCACCGTGCCAACGTGTTGGATCGAGATGCGGTTATGGTCCCTTCTGGATGGGACAGTTGGGGTAAAATTAACGTCTTAAGGGAAGGGTTCGAACCTGAGAGGATTCATAAAGCTTGGACCGTCAGTTTGCGGTACCACgagcaaaaggaaatggGAAGTTGCGGAGCAGACCACGGAGGAGAcaatggagaagaaggcttggaCGGCATatggatggggatgatTCCTGATACATCTCGCGGCCCTCGACTTCCCGGTCCATCAGCGCTTTCCATCCAGTCTGAACCCGAACAGACCTTCCTTGCGCGCCACCTTGAAGTCCTCCTCAAAGACCCCAACCGGGATCCCCGTCAATCCTTCCGTTTGCCCTCTACCAGGAACGGACTATCTACTCCCGGTCCCGGCAGCAACTCTTCTGCTGCTAGCACTACAGCTGGTCTGGCCACGCCCGGTGTGGTGGGACCAATGATTGGTGATTCTCTGAGCTTGCCGGGCGTGGAAAAGGTcatgaaggaaatggagggtgggaaagagaaagaaggagaggagttGAAAGAAAAGTTTGCGAggctgggaagaagagagggtaAGAGTTCGGGGTCAGGTTCCGGGGCCGCGGCTGGTGCAGATGGAGCGATAGGAGGGGAAAGAGTGAGAAATACTTCTGGGGGAACCCCTGCGATGCCGAATGAGGCTTTACATAATTTC TTCCAAGGATTGCTGGCCAATCGAGGGAAGGCGGCAACGCCGGTCAAAACGCAGAGTTCGGGAGAGAACAAGTAG
- a CDS encoding hypothetical protein (HMMPfam hit to Hexapep, Bacterial transferase hexapeptide (three repeats), score: 45.2, E(): 1.8e-10): MPPKKHQQKNEPKQKADNVDEAPLQAVVLADSYNRRFEVLCTDQPRVLLPLCSTPLLAWTLESLSLSKVKQVFIFCGVHADKIRTFVESSPYRAMLDIHCLSSQTARSAGDALRELDDMHVLNPDNPFILVHSPLISNYDLSKIIDAHRKRRDVDKNFIMTMGVSRGGRPHPESPIMLVHPPSSRLLHYAPHPLSPTQPRISFPSSLFLDPFPATIDTYEIWSGTSPSSSNQGGYRDLGVDICEADVPALCTENFDYHDLRRHFVNGVLTSELLGKKIAVHVVGQEEESLDARAGGGRYVESVRDTRTFGEVTRDVLRRWAFPLAPDLNEPGGSQYELRAGNVYIAKESVVLSRTTTLSGPLLIGPRSALAHNTLVRQSTLGADCKIGAGSIIRKSYVFDDVKIGEGCVVEECMIGEGVVIGHGCKIGKGVLLGNGVRLGKGVVVPDFSRIGRQPYRGDDWDSDEERDEFEKEEILSFLGEDSIGYLWPNEEEEPPSDSEDEGEDPYEHPRNKKLLQLGRRLSNLSSPSTSISTLSAASSSAPSSPLSDASSTSLPDIPSLSLDAGPDKAFYSEAAASLQRAYEEDHKIENALLELRTLVMGYNAGLERAREEVVKFFVSKIDVRGPATSILSSAVKIFSRWGPLMANLTSDPTLLILDAQQYCVSTVPFAYIPWFGIILRAMYETDLVGEDELVEWREMSSSQGEGVGKKGKEGEEEKARWRESWAKGKGYVDVLESMDSESGEEESSSEEESDDA, translated from the exons ATGCCACCTAAAAAGCACCAACAAAAGAACGAACCAAAACAG AAGGCGGACAATGTGGACGAAGCCCCTCTACAAGCCGTAGTCCTCGCAGACTCCTACAACCGTCGCTTTGAGGTTCTTTGTACAGACCAACCTCGAGTTCTTTTGCCGTTATGTTCAACACCACTTTTGGCTTGGACTTTGGAGAGCTTGAGTTTGAGTAAGGTCAAACAAGTGTTCATCTTCTGTGGTGTGCATGCGGATAAGATTAGGACTTTTGTCGAGTCTTCGCCTTATAGAGCGATGCTGGACATTCATTGCTTGTCTTCTCAAACAGCTCGATCAGCAGGTGATGCTTTGCGTGAGCTGGATGACATGCAC GTCTTGAATCCTGATAATCCATTTATCCTCGTACATTCTCCTCTTATCTCCAACTACGACCTCTCCAAAATTATAGATGCCCACAGGAAGCGCCGTGACGTCGACAAAAACTTTATCATGACCATGGGCGTCAGTCGTGGCGGTCGTCCTCACCCCGAGTCACCCATCATGCTCGTCCAcccaccttcttccagatTATTGCACTATGCTCCCCACCCACTTTCACCTACTCAACCACGTATCAGCTTcccctcatctctcttcctcgatCCATTCCCAGCTACCATCGACACTTATGAAATATGGTCTGGTACTTCGCCGTCATCGTCCAACCAAGGGGGATACCGCGACCTTGGTGTTGACATTTGCGAGGCCGATGTACCTGCTCTTTGTACTGAAAACTTTGACTACCATGACCTCCGACGACATTTTGTCAATGGTGTCCTTACATCCGAGCTTCTCGGTAAGAAGATTGCTGTTCATGTTGTAGGccaagaggaggaaagtcTGGATGCTCGAGCTGGTGGCGGCAGATACGTGGAGAGTGTACGAGATACAAGAACCTTTGGTGAAGTCACTAGGGATGTTTTAAGGAGATGGGCATTCCCGCTCGCTCCTGATTTGAACGAACCGGGAGGCTCGCAATATGAATTGAGAGCTGGAAATGTGTATATTGCCAAGGAATCAGTCGTTCTTTCCCGAACAACGACATTGAGTGGTCCTCTTCTTATTGGTCCTAGATCGGCCCTCGCCCACAACACACTTGTCCGTCAATCGACTCTGGGAGCAGACTGTAAAATTGGGGCAGGAAGTATAATCAGGAAGAGCTATGTTTTCGACGATGTCAAGATCGGGGAAGGATGTGTAGTGGAGGAGTGTATGATTGGCGAAGGTGTCGTCATCGGACACGGTTGCAAGATTGGCAAGGGCGTATTGCTCGGAAACGGTGTTAGGCTTGGCAAGGGGGTAGTTGTTCCGGACTTCTCAAGAATTGGAAGGCAGCCTTACAGAGGTGACGATTGGGAttctgatgaggaaagggaCGAGTtcgagaaagaggagattcTTTCATTCCTCGGTGAAGACTCTATTGGCTACCTCTGGCCcaatgaggaggaggaaccTCCTTCGGATTccgaggatgagggtgaagaTCCTTACGAGCATCCTCGAAACAAAAAGCTCTTGCAACTCGGCCGCCGCCTGTCCAACCTTTCTTCCCCGAGCACGTCCATTTCCACTCTTTCTGCcgcatcctcttctgcccCCTCGTCTCCTCTCTCAGACGCATCTTCTACGTCTCTCCCTGACATTCCCTCCCTTTCACTCGATGCCGGGCCGGACAAGGCGTTCTATAGTGAAGCCGCCGCTTCCCTTCAACGAGCTTACGAGGAGGATCACAAGATCGAAAATGCCTTGCTCGAGTTACGTACATTGGTCATGGGTTACAACGCCGGTCTTGAACGtgctcgagaagaagtcgTCAAGTTTTTTGTGTCGAAGATCGATGTACGCGGCCCCGCtacctccatcctctcttctgctgTCAAGATCTTCTCACGATGGGGCCCTCTAATGGCTAACCTTACATCGGACCCTACgctcctcatccttgacgCTCAACAGTACTGCGTCTCTACCGTCCCTTTTGCTTACATTCCTTGGTTTGGTATCATTCTTCGTGCAATGTATGAGACAGATTTGGTTGGTGAAGACGAGCTTGTGGAATGGAGGGAGATGAGCAGCTCGCAAGGTGAAGGGGTTGGTaagaaaggcaaggagggggaagaggaaaaggcgagATGGAGGGAAAGTTGGGCAAAGGGCAAAGGTTATGTGGACGTTTTGGAGAGTATGGACAGTGAGagtggggaagaagagagcagcagcgaggaagagagtgatGATGCGTAG